The following coding sequences lie in one Mus musculus strain C57BL/6J chromosome 11, GRCm38.p6 C57BL/6J genomic window:
- the Med24 gene encoding mediator of RNA polymerase II transcription subunit 24 isoform 1 (isoform 1 is encoded by transcript variant 5), translating into MKVVNLKQAILQAWKERWSDYQWAINMKKFFPKGATWDILNLAEALLEQAMIGPSPNPLILSYLKYAISSQMVSCSSVLTAISKFDDFSRDLCVQALLDIMDMFCDRLSCHGKAEECIGLCRALLSALHWLLRCTAASAERLQEGLEAGTPAPGEKQLALCLQCLEKTLSSTKNRALLHIAKLEEASLHTSQGLGQGGTRANQPTASWTAIEHSLLKLGEILANLSNPQLRSQAERCGTLIRSIPSMLSVHSEQLHKTGFPTIHALILLEGTMNLTGEMQPLVEQLMMVKRMQHIPTPLFVLEIWKACFVGLIESPEGTQELKWTAFTYLKIPQVLVKLKKYFHGEKDFTEDVNCAFEFLLKLTPLLDKADQRCNCDCTNFLLQECNKQGLLSEVNFASLVGKRTADRDPQLKSSENANIQPNPGLILRAEPTVTNILKTMDADHSKSPEGLLGVLGHMLSGKSLDLLLAAAAATGKLKSFARKFINLNEFTTHGSGESTKTASVRALLFDISFLMLCHVAQTYGSEVILSESSSGEEVPFFETWMQTCMPEEGKILNPDHPCFRPDSTKVESLVALLNNSSEMKLVQMKWHEACLSISAAILEILNAWENGVLAFESIQKITDNIKGKVCSLAVCAVAWLVAHVRMLGLDEREKSLQMIRQLAGPLYSENTLQFYNERVVIMNSILEHMCADVLQQTATQIKFPSTGVDTMPYWNLLPPKRPIKEVLTDIFAKVLEKGWVDSRSIHILDTLLHMGGVYWFCNNLIKELLKETRKEHTLRAVQLLYSIFCLDMQQVTLVLLGHILPGLLTDSSKWHSLMDPPGTALAKLAVWCALSSYSSHKGQASSRQKKRHREDIEDYVSLFPVEDMQPSKLMRLLSSSDDDANILSSPTDRSMNSSLSASQLHTVNMRDPLNRVLANLFLLISSILGSRTAGPHTQFVQWFMEECVGCLEQDSRGSILQFMPFTTVSELVKVSAMSSPKVVLAITDLSLPLGRQVAAKAIAAL; encoded by the exons ATGAAGGTGGTGAACCTGAAGCAGGCCATTTTGCAAGCCTGGAAAGAGCGATGGAGTGACTACCAATGGGCAATCAACATGAAAAAATTCTTCCCCAAAGGAGCCACCTGGGACATTCTCAACCTAGCAG AAGCGCTCCTGGAGCAGGCTATGATTGGGCCTTCCCCCAATCCTCTGATCCTGTCGTACCTGAAGTACGCCATTAGTTCCCAG aTGGTGTCCTGCTCCTCTGTGCTCACCGCCATCAGTAAG TTTGATGACTTTTCCCGGGACCTGTGTGTCCAGGCTCTGCTGGATATCATGGACATGTTCTGTGACCGACTCAG TTGCCACGGCAAAGCAGAGGAATGCATCGGGTTGTGCCGAGCGCTCCTTAGCGCCCTCCACTGGCTGCTTCGATGTACAGCAGCTTCTGCGGAGCGACTCCAGGAAGGGCTGGAGGCTGGCACTCCGGCCCCCGGGGAGAAGCAGCTTGCCTTGTGCTTGCAGTGCCTGGAGAAGACCCTCAGCAGCACCAAGAACCGAGCCCTGCTACACATCGCCAAACTAGAGGAGGCCT CATTGCATACATCCCAGGGACTTGGGCAGGGTGGCACCCGAGCCAATCAACCAACAG CCTCCTGGACTGCCATAGAGCATTCTCTTCTAAAACTTGGGGAGATCCTGGCCAATCTCAGCAACCCCCAGCTCCGGAGCCAAGCTGAGCGTTGCGGCACACTCATCAGGAG CATCCCCAGCATGCTGTCCGTGCACTCCGAGCAACTGCACAAGACCGGCTTCCCCACCATCCACGCACTCATCTTGCTTGAGGGCACCATGAACCTGACCGGGGAGATGCAGCCCCTGGTGGAGCAGCTGATGATGGTGAAGCGCATGCAG CATATCCCCACACCTCTCTTTGTCCTGGAAATCTGGAAAGCTTGCTTTGTGGGACTCATTGAGTCCCCCGAGGGCACGCAGGAGCTGAAGTGGACAGCTTTCACCTACCTCAAG ATTCCACAGGTCTTGGTGAAGTTGAAGAAGTACTTTCATGGAGAGAAG GATTTCACGGAGGATGTCAACTGTGCTTTTGAGTTCCTGCTGAAGCTCACCCCCTTGTTGGACAAAGCTGACCAGCGCTGCAA TTGCGACTGCACGAACTTCCTCCTCCAGGAGTGCAACAAGCAGGGGCTTCTGTCTGAGGTCAACTTTGCCAGCCTTGTGGGCAAACG CACGGCAGATCGGGACCCGCAGCTAAAATCATCAGAAAATGCTAACATCCAGCCGAATCCTGGCCTGATCCTGCGGGCAGAGCCCACGGTCACAAACAttctcaag ACAATGGATGCAGATCACTCCAAGTCCCCGGAGGGACTGCTAGGGGTCCTGGGACATATGCTGTCTGGGAAGAGCCTGGATTTGCTGCTGGCTGCTGCCGCCGCCACTGGGAAGCTTAAATCCTTCGCCCGGAAATTCATCAA TCTGAATGAGTTCACGACCCACGGCAGTGGAGAGAGCA CGAAAACAGCCTCGGTCCGAGCCTTGCTCTTTGACATTTCCTTCCTCATGCTATGCCATGTGGCCCAGACCTATGGCTCAGAG GTGATCCTCTCGGAGTCGAGCTCAGGAGAAGAAGTCCCCTTCTTTGAGACTTGGATGCAGACCTGCATGCCCGAGGAGGGCAAGATTTTGAACCCTGACCATCCCTGCTTCCGCCCTGACTCCACCAAAGTCGAGTCCTTGGTGGCCCTGCTCAACAACTCTTCAGAGATGAAGCTAGT ACAGATGAAGTGGCACGAGGCCTGCCTCAGCATTTCAGCAGCCATTTTGGAAATCCTCAACGCTTGGGAGAATGGGGTTCTGGCATTTGAGTCCATCCAG AAAATCACCGATAATATCAAGGGAAAGGTATGCAGTCTGGCGGTGTGTGCTGTGGCTTGGCTCGTGGCCCACGTCCGGATGCTGGGGCTGGATGAGCGTGAGAAGTCACTGCAGATGATCCGCCAGTTGGCAGGGCCACTGTACAGCGAGAACACCCTGCAGTTCTACAATGAGAG gGTGGTGATTATGAACTCAATCTTGGAACACATGTGTGCGGACGTGCTCCAGCAGACAGCCACGCAGATCAAGTTTCCATCCACAGGCGTGGACACGATGCCCTACTGGAACCTGCTTCCTCCCAAGCGCCCCATCAAGGAGGTCCTGACAGACATCTTTGCCAAGGTACTGGAGAAGGGCTGGGTGGACAGCCGCTCCATCCACATCCTTGACACCCTGCTGCATATGGGCGGCGTCTACTGGTTCTGCAACAACCTGATTAAG GAGCTGCTGAAGGAGACTCGCAAGGAGCACACGTTAAGGGCGGTCCAGCTTCTCTACTCCATCTTCTGTCTGGACATGCAGCAAGTGACCCTGGTCCTGCTGGGTCACATCCTGCCCGGGCTGCTTACTGACTCTTCCAAGTGGCACAGCCTTATGGACCCTCCTGGCACTGCGCTGGCCAA ACTGGCTGTGTGGTGTGCCCTGAGCTCTTACTCTTCCCACAAGGGACAGGCGTCCTCCCGCCAgaagaagagacacagagaggacaTTGAG GACTATGTCAGCCTCTTCCCCGTGGAGGACATGCAGCCCTCGAAGCTGATGCGACTCCTGAGCTCCAGTGACGATGATGCCAACATCCTGTCAAGTCCCA CTGACCGCTCCATGAACAGCTCCCTCTCAGCCTCCCAGCTCCACACAGTCAACATGAGGGACCCTCTGAACCGAGTCCTGG CCAACCTGTTCCTGCTCATTTCCTCCATCTTGGGTTCACGCACCGCTGGCCCCCACACCCAGTTTGTGCAGTGGTTCATGGAGGAGTGTGTGGGCTGCCTGGAGCAGGACAGCAGGGGCAGCATTCTGCAGTTCATGCCCTTCACTACC GTATCAGAACTGGTGAAAGTGTCTGCTATGTCCAGTCCCAAGGTTGTTCTGGCCATCACAGACCTCAGCCTGCCCCTGGGCCGGCAGGTGGCCGCCAAAGCCATTGCTGCACTCTGA
- the Med24 gene encoding mediator of RNA polymerase II transcription subunit 24 isoform 2 (isoform 2 is encoded by transcript variant 3): protein MKVVNLKQAILQAWKERWSDYQWAINMKKFFPKGATWDILNLAEALLEQAMIGPSPNPLILSYLKYAISSQMVSCSSVLTAISKFDDFSRDLCVQALLDIMDMFCDRLSCHGKAEECIGLCRALLSALHWLLRCTAASAERLQEGLEAGTPAPGEKQLALCLQCLEKTLSSTKNRALLHIAKLEEASSWTAIEHSLLKLGEILANLSNPQLRSQAERCGTLIRSIPSMLSVHSEQLHKTGFPTIHALILLEGTMNLTGEMQPLVEQLMMVKRMQHIPTPLFVLEIWKACFVGLIESPEGTQELKWTAFTYLKIPQVLVKLKKYFHGEKDFTEDVNCAFEFLLKLTPLLDKADQRCNCDCTNFLLQECNKQGLLSEVNFASLVGKRTADRDPQLKSSENANIQPNPGLILRAEPTVTNILKTMDADHSKSPEGLLGVLGHMLSGKSLDLLLAAAAATGKLKSFARKFINLNEFTTHGSGESTKTASVRALLFDISFLMLCHVAQTYGSEVILSESSSGEEVPFFETWMQTCMPEEGKILNPDHPCFRPDSTKVESLVALLNNSSEMKLVQMKWHEACLSISAAILEILNAWENGVLAFESIQKITDNIKGKVCSLAVCAVAWLVAHVRMLGLDEREKSLQMIRQLAGPLYSENTLQFYNERVVIMNSILEHMCADVLQQTATQIKFPSTGVDTMPYWNLLPPKRPIKEVLTDIFAKVLEKGWVDSRSIHILDTLLHMGGVYWFCNNLIKELLKETRKEHTLRAVQLLYSIFCLDMQQVTLVLLGHILPGLLTDSSKWHSLMDPPGTALAKLAVWCALSSYSSHKGQASSRQKKRHREDIEDYVSLFPVEDMQPSKLMRLLSSSDDDANILSSPTDRSMNSSLSASQLHTVNMRDPLNRVLANLFLLISSILGSRTAGPHTQFVQWFMEECVGCLEQDSRGSILQFMPFTTVSELVKVSAMSSPKVVLAITDLSLPLGRQVAAKAIAAL, encoded by the exons ATGAAGGTGGTGAACCTGAAGCAGGCCATTTTGCAAGCCTGGAAAGAGCGATGGAGTGACTACCAATGGGCAATCAACATGAAAAAATTCTTCCCCAAAGGAGCCACCTGGGACATTCTCAACCTAGCAG AAGCGCTCCTGGAGCAGGCTATGATTGGGCCTTCCCCCAATCCTCTGATCCTGTCGTACCTGAAGTACGCCATTAGTTCCCAG aTGGTGTCCTGCTCCTCTGTGCTCACCGCCATCAGTAAG TTTGATGACTTTTCCCGGGACCTGTGTGTCCAGGCTCTGCTGGATATCATGGACATGTTCTGTGACCGACTCAG TTGCCACGGCAAAGCAGAGGAATGCATCGGGTTGTGCCGAGCGCTCCTTAGCGCCCTCCACTGGCTGCTTCGATGTACAGCAGCTTCTGCGGAGCGACTCCAGGAAGGGCTGGAGGCTGGCACTCCGGCCCCCGGGGAGAAGCAGCTTGCCTTGTGCTTGCAGTGCCTGGAGAAGACCCTCAGCAGCACCAAGAACCGAGCCCTGCTACACATCGCCAAACTAGAGGAGGCCT CCTCCTGGACTGCCATAGAGCATTCTCTTCTAAAACTTGGGGAGATCCTGGCCAATCTCAGCAACCCCCAGCTCCGGAGCCAAGCTGAGCGTTGCGGCACACTCATCAGGAG CATCCCCAGCATGCTGTCCGTGCACTCCGAGCAACTGCACAAGACCGGCTTCCCCACCATCCACGCACTCATCTTGCTTGAGGGCACCATGAACCTGACCGGGGAGATGCAGCCCCTGGTGGAGCAGCTGATGATGGTGAAGCGCATGCAG CATATCCCCACACCTCTCTTTGTCCTGGAAATCTGGAAAGCTTGCTTTGTGGGACTCATTGAGTCCCCCGAGGGCACGCAGGAGCTGAAGTGGACAGCTTTCACCTACCTCAAG ATTCCACAGGTCTTGGTGAAGTTGAAGAAGTACTTTCATGGAGAGAAG GATTTCACGGAGGATGTCAACTGTGCTTTTGAGTTCCTGCTGAAGCTCACCCCCTTGTTGGACAAAGCTGACCAGCGCTGCAA TTGCGACTGCACGAACTTCCTCCTCCAGGAGTGCAACAAGCAGGGGCTTCTGTCTGAGGTCAACTTTGCCAGCCTTGTGGGCAAACG CACGGCAGATCGGGACCCGCAGCTAAAATCATCAGAAAATGCTAACATCCAGCCGAATCCTGGCCTGATCCTGCGGGCAGAGCCCACGGTCACAAACAttctcaag ACAATGGATGCAGATCACTCCAAGTCCCCGGAGGGACTGCTAGGGGTCCTGGGACATATGCTGTCTGGGAAGAGCCTGGATTTGCTGCTGGCTGCTGCCGCCGCCACTGGGAAGCTTAAATCCTTCGCCCGGAAATTCATCAA TCTGAATGAGTTCACGACCCACGGCAGTGGAGAGAGCA CGAAAACAGCCTCGGTCCGAGCCTTGCTCTTTGACATTTCCTTCCTCATGCTATGCCATGTGGCCCAGACCTATGGCTCAGAG GTGATCCTCTCGGAGTCGAGCTCAGGAGAAGAAGTCCCCTTCTTTGAGACTTGGATGCAGACCTGCATGCCCGAGGAGGGCAAGATTTTGAACCCTGACCATCCCTGCTTCCGCCCTGACTCCACCAAAGTCGAGTCCTTGGTGGCCCTGCTCAACAACTCTTCAGAGATGAAGCTAGT ACAGATGAAGTGGCACGAGGCCTGCCTCAGCATTTCAGCAGCCATTTTGGAAATCCTCAACGCTTGGGAGAATGGGGTTCTGGCATTTGAGTCCATCCAG AAAATCACCGATAATATCAAGGGAAAGGTATGCAGTCTGGCGGTGTGTGCTGTGGCTTGGCTCGTGGCCCACGTCCGGATGCTGGGGCTGGATGAGCGTGAGAAGTCACTGCAGATGATCCGCCAGTTGGCAGGGCCACTGTACAGCGAGAACACCCTGCAGTTCTACAATGAGAG gGTGGTGATTATGAACTCAATCTTGGAACACATGTGTGCGGACGTGCTCCAGCAGACAGCCACGCAGATCAAGTTTCCATCCACAGGCGTGGACACGATGCCCTACTGGAACCTGCTTCCTCCCAAGCGCCCCATCAAGGAGGTCCTGACAGACATCTTTGCCAAGGTACTGGAGAAGGGCTGGGTGGACAGCCGCTCCATCCACATCCTTGACACCCTGCTGCATATGGGCGGCGTCTACTGGTTCTGCAACAACCTGATTAAG GAGCTGCTGAAGGAGACTCGCAAGGAGCACACGTTAAGGGCGGTCCAGCTTCTCTACTCCATCTTCTGTCTGGACATGCAGCAAGTGACCCTGGTCCTGCTGGGTCACATCCTGCCCGGGCTGCTTACTGACTCTTCCAAGTGGCACAGCCTTATGGACCCTCCTGGCACTGCGCTGGCCAA ACTGGCTGTGTGGTGTGCCCTGAGCTCTTACTCTTCCCACAAGGGACAGGCGTCCTCCCGCCAgaagaagagacacagagaggacaTTGAG GACTATGTCAGCCTCTTCCCCGTGGAGGACATGCAGCCCTCGAAGCTGATGCGACTCCTGAGCTCCAGTGACGATGATGCCAACATCCTGTCAAGTCCCA CTGACCGCTCCATGAACAGCTCCCTCTCAGCCTCCCAGCTCCACACAGTCAACATGAGGGACCCTCTGAACCGAGTCCTGG CCAACCTGTTCCTGCTCATTTCCTCCATCTTGGGTTCACGCACCGCTGGCCCCCACACCCAGTTTGTGCAGTGGTTCATGGAGGAGTGTGTGGGCTGCCTGGAGCAGGACAGCAGGGGCAGCATTCTGCAGTTCATGCCCTTCACTACC GTATCAGAACTGGTGAAAGTGTCTGCTATGTCCAGTCCCAAGGTTGTTCTGGCCATCACAGACCTCAGCCTGCCCCTGGGCCGGCAGGTGGCCGCCAAAGCCATTGCTGCACTCTGA
- the Csf3 gene encoding granulocyte colony-stimulating factor isoform X2, whose product MYKGPLELGPGRAQSCSPDHPESMAQLSAQRRMKLMGECPGYLPWVWNGERPDNKCLRPVCLLLALQLLLWQSALWSGREAVPLVTVSALPPSLPLPRSFLLKSLEQVRKIQASGSVLLEQLCATYKLCHPEELVLLGHSLGIPKASLSGCSSQALQQTQCLSQLHSGLCLYQGLLQALSGISPALAPTLDLLQLDVANFATTIWQQMENLGVAPTVQPTQSAMPAFTSAFQRRAGGVLAISYLQGFLETARLALHHLA is encoded by the exons ATGTATAAAGGCCCCCTGGAGCTGGGCCCTGGCAGAGCCCAGAGCTGCAGCCCAGATCACCCAGAATCCATGGCTCAACTTTCTGCCCAGAGGCGCATGAAGCTAATGGGTGAGTGCCCTGGTTACCTGCCCTGGGTGTGGAATGGAGAGAGGCCGGATAACAAGTGCCTCAGACCCGTCTGTTTGCTCCTAGCCCTGCAGCTGCTGCTGTGGCAAAGTGCACTATGGTCAGGACGAGAGGCCGTTCCCCTGGTCACTGTCAGCGCTCTGCCAccatccctgcctctgccccgaAGCTTCCTGCTTAAGTCCCTGGAGCAAGTGAGGAAGATCCAGGCCAGCGGCTCGGTGCTGCTGGAGCAGTTG TGTGCCACCTACAAGCTGTGTCACCCCGAGGAGCTGGTGTTGCTGGGCCACTCTCTGGGGATCCCGAAGGCTTCCCTGAGTGGCTGCTCTAGCCAGGCCCTGCAGCAG ACACAGTGCCTAAGCCAGCTCCACAGTGGGCTCTGCCTCTACCAAGGTCTCCTGCAGGCTCTATCGGGTATTTCCCCTGCCCTGGCCCCCACCTTGGACTTGCTTCAGCTGGATGTTGCCAACtttgccaccaccatctggcagCAG atggaaaacctaggggtGGCCCCTACTGTGCAGCCCACACAGAGCGCCATGCCAGCCTTCACTTCTGCCTTCCAGCGCCGGGCAGGAGGTGTCCTGGCCATTTCGTACCTGCAGGGCTTCCTGGAGACGGCTCGCCTTGCTCTGCACCACTTGGCCTAG
- the Csf3 gene encoding granulocyte colony-stimulating factor precursor, protein MAQLSAQRRMKLMALQLLLWQSALWSGREAVPLVTVSALPPSLPLPRSFLLKSLEQVRKIQASGSVLLEQLCATYKLCHPEELVLLGHSLGIPKASLSGCSSQALQQTQCLSQLHSGLCLYQGLLQALSGISPALAPTLDLLQLDVANFATTIWQQMENLGVAPTVQPTQSAMPAFTSAFQRRAGGVLAISYLQGFLETARLALHHLA, encoded by the exons ATGGCTCAACTTTCTGCCCAGAGGCGCATGAAGCTAATGG CCCTGCAGCTGCTGCTGTGGCAAAGTGCACTATGGTCAGGACGAGAGGCCGTTCCCCTGGTCACTGTCAGCGCTCTGCCAccatccctgcctctgccccgaAGCTTCCTGCTTAAGTCCCTGGAGCAAGTGAGGAAGATCCAGGCCAGCGGCTCGGTGCTGCTGGAGCAGTTG TGTGCCACCTACAAGCTGTGTCACCCCGAGGAGCTGGTGTTGCTGGGCCACTCTCTGGGGATCCCGAAGGCTTCCCTGAGTGGCTGCTCTAGCCAGGCCCTGCAGCAG ACACAGTGCCTAAGCCAGCTCCACAGTGGGCTCTGCCTCTACCAAGGTCTCCTGCAGGCTCTATCGGGTATTTCCCCTGCCCTGGCCCCCACCTTGGACTTGCTTCAGCTGGATGTTGCCAACtttgccaccaccatctggcagCAG atggaaaacctaggggtGGCCCCTACTGTGCAGCCCACACAGAGCGCCATGCCAGCCTTCACTTCTGCCTTCCAGCGCCGGGCAGGAGGTGTCCTGGCCATTTCGTACCTGCAGGGCTTCCTGGAGACGGCTCGCCTTGCTCTGCACCACTTGGCCTAG
- the Csf3 gene encoding granulocyte colony-stimulating factor isoform X1 yields the protein MKGRGGSPSTSARGWRDRSSLDLSTHSSPGSEFLAIPSRVSPALLDNSDPDPTPCSDSGLGVAGREEESLRGGQDVKEGTEIPRFHKNFRKQLFPNPLHCPELSSNLHKSWEVITKPELPQPQVISSRGLDGFMYKGPLELGPGRAQSCSPDHPESMAQLSAQRRMKLMGECPGYLPWVWNGERPDNKCLRPVCLLLALQLLLWQSALWSGREAVPLVTVSALPPSLPLPRSFLLKSLEQVRKIQASGSVLLEQLCATYKLCHPEELVLLGHSLGIPKASLSGCSSQALQQTQCLSQLHSGLCLYQGLLQALSGISPALAPTLDLLQLDVANFATTIWQQMENLGVAPTVQPTQSAMPAFTSAFQRRAGGVLAISYLQGFLETARLALHHLA from the exons ATGAAGGGCAGAGGGGGCTCCCCAAGCACGTCTGCCAgaggatggagagacagaagCAGTCTTGATCTGAGCACCCATTCTTCCCCAGGGTCTGAGTTCCTTGCTATCCCCTCCAGGGTTTCACCAGCCTTGTTGGACAACTCGGATCCAGATCCAACACCCTGCAGCGATTCAGGCCTGGGTGTGgctggaagagaggaagagagtttgAGGGGGGGACAAGACGTCAAGGAAGGAACAGAGATTCCCCGATTTCACAAAAACTTTCGCAAACAGCTTTTCCCCAACCCCCTGCATTGTCCTGAGCTATCATCAAATTTGCATAAATCCTGGGAAGTTATTACTAAGCCTGAGTTGCCCCAGCCCCAGGTAATTTCCTCCCGGGGCCTTGATGGCTTTATGTATAAAGGCCCCCTGGAGCTGGGCCCTGGCAGAGCCCAGAGCTGCAGCCCAGATCACCCAGAATCCATGGCTCAACTTTCTGCCCAGAGGCGCATGAAGCTAATGGGTGAGTGCCCTGGTTACCTGCCCTGGGTGTGGAATGGAGAGAGGCCGGATAACAAGTGCCTCAGACCCGTCTGTTTGCTCCTAGCCCTGCAGCTGCTGCTGTGGCAAAGTGCACTATGGTCAGGACGAGAGGCCGTTCCCCTGGTCACTGTCAGCGCTCTGCCAccatccctgcctctgccccgaAGCTTCCTGCTTAAGTCCCTGGAGCAAGTGAGGAAGATCCAGGCCAGCGGCTCGGTGCTGCTGGAGCAGTTG TGTGCCACCTACAAGCTGTGTCACCCCGAGGAGCTGGTGTTGCTGGGCCACTCTCTGGGGATCCCGAAGGCTTCCCTGAGTGGCTGCTCTAGCCAGGCCCTGCAGCAG ACACAGTGCCTAAGCCAGCTCCACAGTGGGCTCTGCCTCTACCAAGGTCTCCTGCAGGCTCTATCGGGTATTTCCCCTGCCCTGGCCCCCACCTTGGACTTGCTTCAGCTGGATGTTGCCAACtttgccaccaccatctggcagCAG atggaaaacctaggggtGGCCCCTACTGTGCAGCCCACACAGAGCGCCATGCCAGCCTTCACTTCTGCCTTCCAGCGCCGGGCAGGAGGTGTCCTGGCCATTTCGTACCTGCAGGGCTTCCTGGAGACGGCTCGCCTTGCTCTGCACCACTTGGCCTAG